Proteins encoded by one window of Lepisosteus oculatus isolate fLepOcu1 chromosome 18, fLepOcu1.hap2, whole genome shotgun sequence:
- the LOC107075895 gene encoding G-protein coupled receptor 4-like translates to MDAFDSNSTFLLNHSKPNDSVRPWTPFDGCEERPAGIFFDLTAQIFNVILGLPANVTVLWLILRKTGESSTSDIFIFNLAVMDGFFGCMVPLDIVNVFLLNNKDVWYAQKFAYGVKDMGGPLFLSCICLDRYVAVLHPITFTGLKDHKYRAACSVVVLAITLAYAIAKAIGGIENFEKIFTVSILTAFAFMLFCNISILWALKRSGPGKDEMHPMKKKAFKMVLSILAIIVFNYLPPVALFPFQQYYSVDVFKCYIQPFAFSFVNISSSTQPLLYLSRVENTKLCSSTRTNSCVLSPLLNSLFTHNCTAKFSTNTIIKYADDTTVVGLITDNDKTAYREEIKQLADWCRTNNLCLNVSKTKELIVDFRRQGKVHSPVYIEGSAVEMVNNFKFLGVHISKDLTWALNTSSLIKKAQQWLYFLRMLKKICLHPRILTNFYRYRRRAY, encoded by the exons ATGGATGCCTTTGACTCAAACTCAACTTTTCTGCTCAACCACAGCAAACCGAATGACTCAGTTAGGCCATGGACACCTTTTGATGGATGTGAAGAGAGACCTGCTGGTATTTTCTTTGACTTAACTGCTCAGATTTTCAATGTCATCTTGGGTCTGCCAGCCAATGTAACAGTTCTTTGGCTCATACTGAGAAAAACAGGAGAATCCTCCACTTCAGACATCTTCATATTTAACCTTGCAGTCATGGATGGCTTCTTTGGCTGCATGGTCCCTCTTGACATTGTTAATGTATTTCTTCTCAATAATAAAGATGTCTGGTATGCCCAGAAATTTGCTTATGGGGTGAAGGACATGGGGGGTCCCCTGTTTCTCTCCTGTATCTGTTTAGACCGGTATGTAGCTGTGCTGCATCCCATCACTTTCACAGGCCTCAAAGATCACAAATACAGAGCAGCCTGCTCAGTGGTGGTGCTGGCCATCACGTTAGCATACGCCATCGCCAAGGCCATTGGGGGGATTGAGAACTTTGAGAAGATATTCACTGTCAGTATCCTCACTGCCTTTGCCTTCATGTTATTCTGTAACATCTCCATCCTGTGGGCACTGAAGAGATCTGGACCAGGGAAAGACGAGATGCACCCCATGAAGAAGAAGGCCTTCAAGATGGTTCTGTCCATCCTGGCTATTATAGTATTTAATTATCTCCCACCTGTAGCTCTTTTCCCTTTCCAGCAATATTATTCTGTCGATGTGTTTAAGTGCTACATCCAGCCCTTTGCCTTCTCCTTCGTCAacatcagcagcagcactcAGCCCTTACTCTACCTGTCCAGAGTGGAGAACACTAAGCTGTGTTCTTCAACGAGGACCAACA gctgtgtgctcagcccactgcttaactccctgttcacccacaactgtactgctaagttcagcacaaacaccatcatcaaatatgctgacgataccacagtTGTGGGtctgatcactgacaatgataagactgcctacagggaggagataaaacaacttgcagactggtgccgaaccaacaacctatgtctcaatgtcagcaaaaccaaagagctgatcgttgacttcaggagacaaggaaaagtccacTCCCCCGTCTACATCGAAGGGTcagcggtggagatggtgaataacttcaaattcctaggtgttcacatctctaaggacctcacatgggctctcaacacctccagtctcattaagaaggcacaacagtggctgtacttcctgagaatgCTGAAGAAAATATGCCTGCATCCAcggatcctcaccaacttctacagatataggaggagagcatactga